The following proteins are encoded in a genomic region of Sulfurimonas sp. HSL3-7:
- a CDS encoding nickel-dependent hydrogenase large subunit, translating into MTKQLIDQIEGEASIRFDMKENMVDFATIAFPHFRGMEAILEGKPALDALVVTPRVCGICGHAHLMASVRAMESAYADANEPVQLTAKADTIREVTLVLEMIQNHFKWIYLVIMPELAKLRPEKIALTPLKGAYAASLASKALASFAGQWPHSSYMLPGGVSCDPTHLERIKAQSLVDELISFFEKECAGTALDDFLAFDSCHDFNALESDIGEIERALTAAGMHKKGFAYDRFMVLGEHRFTNPAKVMQTRLLQADEKHVKTHSAYSPSEKTFAKNACYKDEFYECGPLSRAMASNVELIKSMHRRFKDSAYSRVMARIFETARLLDHARDMLGSLALNEDSLIPPKPITGISGCGVGVVEAPRGPLIHRVEIEEGIIKSYEIVTPTQWNIGSSVKENPTPAQLAMMGNVTMEEALFIFRTFDVCSVCTTH; encoded by the coding sequence ATGACAAAACAGCTGATTGACCAGATAGAGGGCGAAGCGTCCATCCGCTTTGATATGAAAGAGAATATGGTTGATTTTGCCACGATCGCCTTTCCCCATTTTAGGGGCATGGAGGCTATCTTGGAGGGCAAACCCGCTTTGGATGCATTGGTCGTCACGCCGAGGGTTTGCGGTATCTGCGGTCATGCGCACCTGATGGCCAGCGTGCGGGCTATGGAATCGGCTTATGCCGATGCAAACGAACCTGTGCAACTCACGGCAAAAGCAGATACGATTCGGGAAGTGACGTTGGTCCTGGAGATGATACAAAATCACTTTAAGTGGATCTATCTTGTCATCATGCCGGAACTTGCGAAGTTAAGGCCCGAGAAAATAGCGTTAACCCCGTTAAAAGGTGCCTACGCGGCGTCGCTGGCAAGCAAGGCATTAGCATCATTTGCAGGACAGTGGCCGCACTCTTCCTATATGCTGCCCGGCGGTGTAAGCTGTGACCCGACACATCTGGAACGTATCAAAGCGCAAAGCCTTGTCGATGAATTGATATCTTTTTTTGAAAAAGAGTGTGCCGGTACAGCACTGGATGATTTTTTGGCGTTTGACTCTTGCCATGATTTTAATGCACTCGAAAGTGATATCGGTGAAATAGAGAGAGCGTTGACAGCTGCAGGGATGCACAAAAAGGGGTTTGCGTATGATCGCTTTATGGTACTGGGCGAGCATCGGTTTACGAATCCTGCCAAAGTGATGCAGACGCGCCTTCTTCAGGCGGACGAAAAACATGTAAAGACCCATAGCGCCTATAGCCCGTCTGAAAAAACGTTCGCCAAAAATGCCTGTTACAAAGATGAGTTTTACGAATGCGGACCGCTTTCACGGGCGATGGCCTCGAATGTCGAATTGATCAAAAGTATGCATCGCCGCTTCAAAGACAGTGCCTATAGCCGTGTGATGGCACGTATTTTTGAAACAGCGCGGCTTTTGGATCATGCCAGGGATATGCTTGGTTCACTGGCATTGAACGAAGACTCCCTGATCCCGCCGAAACCCATTACCGGTATCAGCGGCTGCGGTGTCGGTGTTGTCGAAGCCCCGAGAGGACCGTTGATACACCGTGTAGAGATTGAAGAAGGTATCATTAAGAGCTATGAGATTGTCACACCGACGCAGTGGAATATCGGAAGCTCTGTCAAAGAAAATCCTACGCCGGCGCAATTAGCCATGATGGGTAATGTTACGATGGAAGAAGCCCTGTTCATTTTCAGAACCTTTGACGTCTGCTCTGTCTGCACAACACATTAG
- a CDS encoding hydrogenase small subunit, with translation MSDKIEGVKKLFTSKSARVETNRGESYYNNLFERCQARLDELRAQEPVNRLDFSELLSEHGTDRRDFMKWVSATTAMLMLPPMFAPLVAEAAELMNRAPVIWLELQDCAGNSEALLRSDGPKIDEIVLDIISLEFHETLMAPSGHQAEKQLDGAMGHFNGKYLLFVEGSIPVGAGKEWCTIGASGENFLDHLTRVAEGAAAVVAVGSCATYGGIPAAAPNPTGAVGVMDVIKGKPVINIPACPANPANMVGVVLHYVLTGQVPELDSLLRPKFAFGYRIHDNCERRAHFDAGEYVESWGDEGAKNNFCLYKMGCKGPMTFNNCSIVRYNEGVNWPIGVGRGCIGCSEPDFWDKYAYERPMADAKLKAPTGGVEKSVDEFGLGLLTAAGIGIGIHAAASAIAGKKEDGGEA, from the coding sequence ATGTCAGATAAAATCGAAGGGGTAAAAAAGCTTTTTACATCGAAAAGCGCCCGTGTGGAAACCAACAGAGGTGAGTCATATTATAATAATCTGTTCGAGAGATGTCAGGCGAGGCTTGATGAACTTCGGGCTCAGGAGCCTGTGAACAGGTTGGACTTCAGCGAACTGTTGAGTGAACACGGGACAGACCGGCGCGACTTCATGAAATGGGTCAGTGCGACAACGGCGATGCTGATGCTGCCCCCAATGTTCGCTCCGCTGGTTGCTGAAGCGGCCGAACTCATGAACCGGGCACCGGTGATCTGGCTGGAGCTCCAGGATTGTGCAGGCAACTCGGAAGCTCTCTTGCGTTCAGACGGTCCGAAGATCGACGAGATCGTGCTGGACATCATCTCGTTGGAATTTCATGAAACCTTGATGGCGCCGTCGGGTCATCAGGCTGAGAAACAGCTTGATGGCGCGATGGGACATTTTAATGGGAAGTACCTTCTGTTTGTTGAAGGATCGATCCCTGTCGGTGCCGGAAAAGAGTGGTGTACTATCGGGGCCTCCGGAGAAAATTTTCTTGATCACCTGACGCGCGTCGCCGAGGGTGCAGCGGCGGTCGTCGCGGTCGGATCATGTGCGACATACGGCGGTATCCCGGCTGCCGCGCCGAACCCCACCGGTGCGGTCGGCGTCATGGATGTCATCAAAGGAAAACCGGTGATCAACATTCCGGCCTGTCCGGCGAATCCGGCCAATATGGTCGGGGTGGTACTGCACTATGTCCTGACAGGGCAGGTGCCTGAACTCGACTCGCTGCTTCGCCCGAAATTTGCGTTCGGGTATCGCATCCACGACAATTGTGAACGCCGCGCACACTTTGATGCGGGCGAGTATGTTGAGTCCTGGGGAGACGAGGGGGCCAAGAACAACTTCTGTCTCTACAAAATGGGCTGTAAGGGACCGATGACGTTCAACAACTGTTCGATCGTACGTTATAACGAAGGCGTGAACTGGCCTATCGGTGTCGGACGGGGGTGTATCGGCTGTTCCGAGCCGGACTTCTGGGATAAATACGCCTATGAACGTCCAATGGCCGATGCAAAACTCAAAGCGCCGACCGGCGGGGTTGAAAAGTCAGTGGATGAATTTGGTCTGGGTCTCTTGACGGCAGCGGGTATCGGGATCGGTATTCATGCCGCCGCGAGCGCGATCGCAGGTAAAAAAGAAGACGGAGGGGAAGCATAA